From Paenibacillus graminis:
GCAGCCGTAATGCGTCAGATTTCCAAGTGTGGAGTCGAAAAAAAGGAATCCGGCCGAATTCAAGCTCCAGAAGATGAACTCATATTTTTTTGAATAAAGTGTTGACAAGATGTAAACGGATACATATAATAAAAGTACAGTATGGTTTCTCTCCACTCCTATCCAAATACTATACGGTTCCAAGTAATTGTGAACTGTAACCGCTTATTATGTATAAGCGGTCTTTTTTTGTCTATTTTAGTACCAATTGGTGAAACTCATAAATTCTTCTAATTCCCTCCCCTGCCGGTTCAAAGCCTGTATTTATGGGCGGCCGATCAATCCAAACAAGAGCAGACGGTTAAGCTCTGCCATTTTCTCTTTGTAATTTTCAGTTCTCGCCCAGGCGGATTGGATCGCCCCGATGGCATTTAATAATTCCAATATGGTTTCTAGTGAAACAGAAGCATCAATAACCCCTTCCTTTTTCCCCAGCGCAATGAACTCCTCTATGATTTCAATTCTGATCCGATTTGTATTTTCATTGTACAACCCTGACAGCACTTGGTCCTCTACAGCCCCCGGGGAACTGAGTAATTGATAATCCTGTTCGGAGCAGATTTCCAGAACCTGAAGAATTTTATTTTTATAATCGATATTTTGGTTCATGAGCTCCTTCGCCTTGCGCACGGTATTCTGCATCAGAACGTTGGCACATTCCCTGACCACCCCTTCTTTGTTACCGAAATAGTTATATAGCGACACGGAAGATACGCCGGATTCAGCGGCAATGTCCTTTATACTGACGTGGATAAAGCCTTTCTCTGTGAAAAGCTTCAGGGCTGCTGTAACGATCGCATCCTTCTTGGTTTGGGTTCGTATCTCAAATTTGTTCATACTTCGCTACTCACTTCCCGCCTCATATTCATATTTTTAATATATCATGATTTGTTTAGTTTTGAAATAACGACTCCGATATTTAAAAACTTATTGACAGACGGTTTGAAGCAGAGCTAGAATCGAGCTGTAATAATTTTTAAATATGTGATTGTATATTTAAAAACTTATATACAGAATAGGATACATGAGATGGAGGGGCTATTCATGAGAATATTAGTGTACGGGGCAGGAGTCTTAGGAAGCTATTTAGCCCATGTGCTGGTGCGTGGAGGCAACAATGTGACCATGCTGGCCAGAGGAAGTCGGCTCGATGAATTGCAAAAGAACGGCAATGTGATCCGGCATTATTTCCAGTTCCGTAGCACGGTCGATCAAGTAAATGTGATCAGTGAACTGCAGCCGAAGGATATTTATGACCTTATTTTTGTCGTGATGAAATATCCGGATTTCCAGTCGGTACTGCCTGCTCTTGCAGCAAACCACAGCAGCCATATCCTACTCGTGGGGAATAATGCCAGCCCCTTAGAGATGCGGGATTATTTGCTGGCCAGCAGCCCGTTGAAGAAACACGTTGCCTTTGGCTTTCAGGTGAGTGCCGGATGGAGGGAGACCGGCCGGATGTTCTGCGTACGTGGTCCACAGGTGCAAATGACCCTCGGCGGGTTAGGGGAGGATCTGCGTTGGCGAACCGTGATTGACCAGGCTTTTGTGAACACCAAATATAAATTGGTCTATCAACAGAACATGGATGAATGGTTGAAAAGCCACTTTATGATGGTCTTGCCTTTAAATTTTATCGCGCCTGCCTATAATGGCGATTTGCGCAAGGCTGCAAAAGACAACAAGCTGCTTCATCAGGTCATTGCTGCTGTAGATGAGGGCAATCAGGTATTGGAAAAGCTCGGGTATACGGTAACGCCGGCAAGTCAAATCAAATTAGCCCGGAAACAACGAAAAATGTTCTATCTCCTGCTGAAATTTATGCTGTCAACCCCTGTGGGTAAAATACTCTTGGGTGATAAAGCGGTGTCCGCTGACGAGATTTCTGCGTTATACCAAGCCTTTAATGATCTGAAGAGTAGCGCGAACATTACAACACCTAATTGGGATATACTTGGAAATTATTCTCCGTCTTCTCAGAGGTAACCCATTCCGCATCAAAAATCCCCTTCAAGCTCACATCTCCGCTCATGTTAACCATGGGCTTTGGGAAGTGAATGCTTCAAGGGGATTTCATTCAATCTTTACACATACACAGTATAATCATGGTGCTGCAGCAGAATCTTAGCCCGCTCCATATCGTTCTCCTGCCGGAAGGACAGGCGCATTATGCCCGGCACATCCTCGCGGCTCTCGATAATCTGCACGTTGCTGAGGTTGATGCCCTGGTCCCCCAGCTCTGTGGCAATCCGTCCGATAATCCCCGGATGATCGGGAACATCGATATGCAGATCGAACAGCGGAGTAATCATCCCCTTGCGCCGCTCCGGCAGCTGGCTGCGGAAGCCGCCCGCTTCAAGGAAAGCTTCCTCTATGCCATCTCCGTCCGCTTGCTCAAGCAATTGAACAAATGAGGAAACCTCATCATTCCAATCCTTCAGCAGACGAAGCATAACCGAGCGGTTGTTCAGCAGAATATCCCGCCAGATAATCGGGTCGCTGGATGCAATCCGTGTGATGTCACGGAAGCCCCCGGCAGCCAAAGTACTGTACAGAGAGTCCGTGTCGTCATACGCCCGGATCTGATTCACCAGCGCAACCGCAATGATATGCGGCAAATGGCTGATGGCTCCGACAATCTCATCGTGGCGCTCCGGATTAAGCCGGACAACCTGCGCTTTGGTATGTAGAAGCAAAGCTTCAAGGGCCTGATAGGCTTCCTCCGGGACTCCTGGAGGCGGTGTCAGCACATAATAGGCGTTCTCGAACAGCAGAGAAGAAGCAGCCTCTACACCGGAACGTTCCGATCCGGCCATGGGATGCCCACCGATAAAATGGACGTCTGGAAGATCCAGCGAAACCGCACAGGCGGCAATCGTCGCCTTGGTACTGCCAACATCCGTAATAATACAGCCGGGCTTCAGGGGAAGCTTGCTAAGACGCTGCAAATAAGCCTCCAGCATGCCTACAGGCACGCACAAAAAAATGAAATCGGCATCCAGTGCCGCTTCCTCAAGTGAAAGTGTGGCCTGATCGACCACACCTCGGCTGACATATTTTTGTGCCGATTCGGGACGGTGGGCATGGCCTATAACGGTCAGGCCCTCCTTGCCTTTGAAGCAAAGGGCCAGAGAGCCTCCGATCAGACCGACACCGAAAATTGCTATTTTTGTCGTCATGTTCTCTGAACTACCTGCCTTCTGTAGATTCGTCTTGTACGCTGTACCTTAGACTTGTACGCCCTGTTCCTGGAGCACCTGCTCCAGCGCAGCGATAAAAGCCTTGTTCTGTTCCGCCGAACCGACAGTGACCCGAATATAGGTCGGGTACAGCTTGTGACCTGCCCTGACAATAATCCCCCGCCGCAGCAATGCATCAAAAATTTCGGCTGCCGGCTTCCGTACATCTACCATAATGAAATTGCCGTGA
This genomic window contains:
- a CDS encoding prephenate dehydrogenase, with amino-acid sequence MTTKIAIFGVGLIGGSLALCFKGKEGLTVIGHAHRPESAQKYVSRGVVDQATLSLEEAALDADFIFLCVPVGMLEAYLQRLSKLPLKPGCIITDVGSTKATIAACAVSLDLPDVHFIGGHPMAGSERSGVEAASSLLFENAYYVLTPPPGVPEEAYQALEALLLHTKAQVVRLNPERHDEIVGAISHLPHIIAVALVNQIRAYDDTDSLYSTLAAGGFRDITRIASSDPIIWRDILLNNRSVMLRLLKDWNDEVSSFVQLLEQADGDGIEEAFLEAGGFRSQLPERRKGMITPLFDLHIDVPDHPGIIGRIATELGDQGINLSNVQIIESREDVPGIMRLSFRQENDMERAKILLQHHDYTVYV
- a CDS encoding ketopantoate reductase family protein; the protein is MRILVYGAGVLGSYLAHVLVRGGNNVTMLARGSRLDELQKNGNVIRHYFQFRSTVDQVNVISELQPKDIYDLIFVVMKYPDFQSVLPALAANHSSHILLVGNNASPLEMRDYLLASSPLKKHVAFGFQVSAGWRETGRMFCVRGPQVQMTLGGLGEDLRWRTVIDQAFVNTKYKLVYQQNMDEWLKSHFMMVLPLNFIAPAYNGDLRKAAKDNKLLHQVIAAVDEGNQVLEKLGYTVTPASQIKLARKQRKMFYLLLKFMLSTPVGKILLGDKAVSADEISALYQAFNDLKSSANITTPNWDILGNYSPSSQR
- a CDS encoding TetR/AcrR family transcriptional regulator: MNKFEIRTQTKKDAIVTAALKLFTEKGFIHVSIKDIAAESGVSSVSLYNYFGNKEGVVRECANVLMQNTVRKAKELMNQNIDYKNKILQVLEICSEQDYQLLSSPGAVEDQVLSGLYNENTNRIRIEIIEEFIALGKKEGVIDASVSLETILELLNAIGAIQSAWARTENYKEKMAELNRLLLFGLIGRP